The Perca fluviatilis chromosome 2, GENO_Pfluv_1.0, whole genome shotgun sequence genome includes a region encoding these proteins:
- the fbxo36a gene encoding F-box only protein 36a, whose translation MASLLGQHLFEISGQGPPPQKDFFQLLITKDEVIWTSWEISVRLDARGAAPRELKTSHSDFIHQKMLQQQVSSVFGERILDHTRSLCQGKFDYLERLPDDIMLQILSYLELKDTTLLAQASQRFRKLCNSEMFWEQTVRNRCAEFTSDMEGIGNCMGWRKMFFTFFHTSGSEEQQ comes from the exons ATGGCGTCTTTGCTCGGACAGCATCTTTTTGAAATTAGTGGTCAGGGTCCACCTCCTCAAAAAGATTTTTTCCAACTTCTTATTACCAAAGATGAG GTAATATGGACATCATGGGAGATTTCTGTGCGACTTGATGCCCGGGGCGCTGCACCCAGAGAGCTGAAGACATCCCATTCTGATTTTATACATCAGAAAATGCTACAGC AACAAGTTAGTTCTGTTTTCGGAGAGAGGATCCTGGACCACACAAGATCACTTTGTCAAGGAAAGTTTGATTACCTGGAGCGCTTACCTGATGACATAATGCTACAAATCCTGTCCTACCTAGAGCTAAAAGATACGACACTGTTGGCACAGGCTTCACAGAGATTCAGAAAG CTCTGCAACTCTGAGATGTTTTGGGAGCAGACTGTGAGGAATCGCTGTGCTGAGTTCACCAGTGACATGGAGGGCATAGGAAATTGCATGGGCTGGAGGAAGatgttttttacctttttccACACTAGTGGCAGCGAGGAGCAGCAGTGA